From a single Actinomyces viscosus genomic region:
- a CDS encoding HXXEE domain-containing protein produces MDSVSLATGGLFFSRLAHDLEELATMPGWTHPVLDRLPLLPNDVRCEGLSREQVTLAIGLIGVLMAAASIDGYRTRGRSPFYQAALYGYGMHAFSHLATAALARRYTPGVATALPVVLPFWIVAKRILRAHGVEVRPHRWVMPAFPVVAGGALGTAYLVTRRRAGGRD; encoded by the coding sequence ATGGATTCCGTCTCGCTGGCGACCGGAGGCCTGTTCTTCTCGCGGCTGGCTCATGATCTTGAGGAGCTGGCGACGATGCCGGGATGGACCCACCCGGTCCTGGACAGGCTCCCCCTCCTGCCCAATGACGTCCGGTGCGAGGGCCTCTCCCGCGAGCAGGTCACCCTGGCGATCGGCCTCATAGGCGTGCTCATGGCGGCTGCCTCGATCGACGGGTACCGCACGCGCGGGCGCTCACCTTTCTACCAGGCCGCGCTCTACGGCTACGGCATGCATGCCTTCAGCCACCTGGCCACGGCCGCCCTCGCCCGGCGCTACACCCCCGGCGTGGCCACCGCACTGCCGGTCGTCCTGCCCTTCTGGATCGTCGCCAAGCGGATACTGCGAGCCCATGGGGTTGAGGTGCGTCCTCATCGATGGGTGATGCCGGCCTTTCCCGTCGTCGCCGGCGGTGCGCTCGGAACTGCCTACCTGGTGACGAGACGGAGGGCGGGAGGACGAGATTGA
- the gyrB gene encoding DNA topoisomerase (ATP-hydrolyzing) subunit B — MSDQDATVNHDYGASDITVLEGLEAVRKRPGMYIGSTGERGLHHLVYEVVDNSVDEALAGYCDHIEVTILADGGVRVSDNGRGIPVDEHPTEHRPTVEVVMTILHAGGKFGGGGYAVSGGLHGVGISVVNALSTRVDTEVRRQGFVWRMSFADGGRPITELIKGEATEATGTTQTFYPDPSIFETVDFDYETLRRRFQQMAFLNKGLRITLTDERVGVQDAGDEITGDDSAPDAPEVGFRTDSYCYEHGLRDYVAFLNKSKKAELVHPEIIDFEAEQTLGETHSISLEIAMQWTSSYSESVHTYANTINTTEGGTHEEGFRTALTTLVNKYARDKGLLKERDDNLTGDDIREGLTAVISVKLSEPQFEGQTKTKLGNTEARTFVQQTVYGQFGDWLDSHPSDARAIITKASQAAAARLAARKAREATRRKGVLESASMPGKLRDCSSKIAEESEIFIVEGDSAGGSAVGGRDPEHQAIMPIRGKILNVEKARLDRALSSDTIRSLITAFGTGIGEDFDITKLRYGKIVIMADADVDGQHIATLLLTLLFRYMRPLIEHGHTYIAMPPLYRLKWSNADHEFAYSDAERDKLLAAGQGKGRRLPKDGGIQRYKGLGEMNDHELWETTMDPTTRILKQVTLDEAADADETFAILMGDDVEQRRSFIQRNASDVRFLDI; from the coding sequence GTGTCTGACCAGGACGCCACTGTGAATCATGATTACGGAGCCTCGGACATCACCGTCCTCGAAGGGCTCGAAGCGGTCCGGAAGCGCCCCGGCATGTACATCGGTTCCACCGGTGAGCGCGGCCTGCACCACCTCGTCTACGAGGTCGTCGACAACTCCGTCGACGAGGCCCTGGCCGGCTACTGCGACCACATCGAGGTCACCATCCTGGCCGACGGCGGCGTGCGCGTCAGCGACAACGGCCGCGGCATCCCGGTCGACGAACACCCCACCGAGCACAGGCCCACCGTCGAGGTCGTCATGACGATCCTGCACGCCGGAGGCAAGTTCGGCGGCGGCGGCTACGCGGTCTCCGGCGGTCTGCACGGTGTGGGCATCTCCGTGGTCAACGCCCTGTCGACCCGGGTGGACACCGAGGTCCGCCGGCAGGGATTCGTCTGGCGCATGTCCTTCGCCGACGGCGGCCGCCCCATCACCGAGCTCATCAAGGGCGAGGCCACCGAGGCCACCGGCACCACCCAGACCTTCTACCCGGACCCGAGCATCTTCGAGACGGTCGACTTCGACTACGAGACGCTGCGCCGTCGCTTCCAGCAGATGGCCTTCCTCAACAAGGGACTGCGCATCACCCTGACCGACGAGCGCGTCGGCGTGCAGGACGCCGGGGACGAGATCACCGGTGACGACTCCGCCCCCGACGCCCCTGAGGTCGGCTTCCGTACCGACTCCTACTGCTACGAGCACGGTCTGCGCGACTACGTCGCCTTCCTCAACAAGTCCAAGAAGGCCGAGCTCGTCCACCCCGAGATCATCGACTTCGAGGCCGAGCAGACCCTGGGCGAGACCCACTCCATCAGCCTTGAGATCGCGATGCAGTGGACCAGCTCCTACTCCGAGTCGGTCCACACCTACGCCAACACGATCAACACCACCGAGGGCGGCACCCACGAGGAGGGCTTCCGCACGGCGCTGACCACACTGGTCAACAAGTACGCCCGGGACAAGGGCCTGCTCAAGGAGCGCGACGACAACCTCACCGGTGACGACATCCGCGAGGGCCTGACGGCCGTCATCTCGGTCAAGCTCTCCGAACCGCAGTTCGAGGGCCAGACCAAGACCAAGCTCGGCAACACCGAGGCCCGCACCTTCGTCCAGCAGACGGTCTACGGGCAGTTCGGCGACTGGCTGGACTCCCACCCCTCCGACGCCCGCGCCATCATCACCAAGGCCTCCCAGGCCGCCGCCGCGCGCCTGGCCGCCCGCAAGGCCCGCGAGGCCACTCGTCGCAAGGGCGTCCTGGAGTCCGCCTCCATGCCCGGCAAGCTGCGGGACTGCTCCTCGAAGATCGCCGAGGAGTCGGAGATCTTCATCGTCGAGGGCGACTCGGCCGGTGGCTCCGCCGTCGGCGGCCGCGACCCCGAGCACCAGGCGATCATGCCGATCCGCGGCAAGATCCTCAACGTGGAGAAGGCGCGCCTGGATCGGGCCCTGTCCTCCGACACGATCCGCAGCCTCATCACCGCCTTCGGCACCGGCATCGGCGAGGACTTCGACATCACCAAGCTGCGCTACGGCAAGATCGTCATCATGGCCGACGCCGACGTCGACGGCCAGCACATCGCCACGCTCCTGCTGACGCTCCTGTTCCGCTACATGCGCCCGCTCATCGAGCACGGCCACACCTATATCGCGATGCCGCCGCTGTACCGGCTCAAGTGGTCCAACGCCGACCACGAGTTCGCCTACTCCGACGCCGAGCGCGACAAGCTGCTGGCCGCCGGCCAGGGCAAGGGCCGCCGCCTGCCCAAGGACGGCGGGATCCAGCGCTACAAGGGTCTGGGCGAGATGAACGACCACGAGCTGTGGGAGACCACCATGGACCCCACGACCCGCATCCTCAAGCAGGTCACGCTCGACGAGGCGGCCGACGCCGACGAGACCTTCGCGATCCTCATGGGCGACGACGTCGAGCAGCGGCGCTCCTTCATCCAGCGCAACGCCTCCGACGTCCGCTTCCTGGACATCTGA
- a CDS encoding helix-turn-helix transcriptional regulator has translation MRNDLKVLRAQRSWTQARLAEELGVSRQTVNALEAGRYDPSLPLAFTIARVFGLTIEEIFFPDNEAASS, from the coding sequence ATGAGGAATGATCTCAAGGTGCTGCGTGCGCAGCGCAGCTGGACCCAGGCCCGGCTCGCCGAGGAGCTGGGCGTCTCCCGTCAGACGGTCAACGCCCTGGAGGCCGGCCGTTACGACCCCTCCCTGCCGCTGGCCTTCACCATCGCGCGCGTCTTCGGCCTGACCATCGAGGAGATCTTCTTCCCCGACAACGAAGCGGCCTCCTCCTAA
- a CDS encoding DUF721 domain-containing protein: MAEHSRPSGHGSTGGDGEPAGTGARGLLPDVLAQRALTRQRAQAWEKGDSRIPARRLREPVRGVRSGDGAAETAERTAPWDQRRELARALGQNPDDPADRGPGLARGRDRPGPTPFDPRTGQRELRRMVADNGWAGKLAVAGVVARWQAIVGDQVAEHCTIESFEAGRITLRASSSSWAQQLRLLQPTIEARIVEALRSGPGGRQAGGISTGDGVELRILGPAGPSWKRRGVGLRGTRGPRDTYG, encoded by the coding sequence GTGGCTGAGCACTCCCGGCCCAGCGGCCACGGGTCCACCGGCGGGGACGGCGAGCCCGCCGGTACCGGTGCCCGCGGTCTGCTTCCCGACGTCCTGGCCCAGCGCGCGCTGACCCGCCAGCGGGCCCAGGCCTGGGAGAAGGGGGACAGCCGGATACCGGCCCGCCGACTGCGTGAGCCGGTCCGAGGAGTCCGCTCCGGGGACGGCGCGGCGGAGACCGCGGAGAGGACTGCGCCCTGGGACCAGCGCCGCGAGCTGGCCCGGGCGCTGGGACAGAACCCGGACGACCCGGCCGACCGGGGCCCTGGGCTGGCACGCGGTCGTGACCGTCCCGGCCCCACCCCCTTCGACCCCCGCACCGGACAGCGGGAGCTGCGCCGCATGGTGGCCGACAACGGCTGGGCCGGAAAGCTCGCGGTGGCCGGCGTTGTCGCCCGGTGGCAGGCCATCGTGGGCGACCAGGTCGCCGAGCACTGCACCATCGAGTCCTTCGAGGCCGGACGCATCACCCTGCGGGCCTCGTCGTCGAGCTGGGCCCAGCAGCTGCGCCTCCTCCAGCCGACCATCGAGGCCCGGATCGTCGAGGCCCTGCGCTCAGGCCCCGGCGGACGTCAGGCCGGGGGCATCAGCACCGGTGACGGGGTCGAGCTGCGGATCCTGGGGCCGGCCGGACCCTCCTGGAAGCGTCGCGGCGTCGGCCTGCGCGGCACCCGCGGTCCGCGCGATACGTACGGCTAG
- the dnaN gene encoding DNA polymerase III subunit beta, with protein MKLRVDRDILAEAVTWTARSVPVRPPVPVLAGVRLEAKGSSLVLASFDYEVSAHCEVAADVEEDGVVLVSGRLLADIAKALPNKPVDLEVEGNKVAVSCGSARFSLAAMAADDYPALPVMPAVAGTIDAHDLARAVAQVSIAASRDDTLPLLTSVQMEVEGSSLVLMATDRYRLAMRELTWSPANTELSTTALLKARTLSDVAKSLTSSGDVTVALSSESAASSLIGFEAGGRRTTSLLTDGDYPPVRRLFPESTSIHATVGTDELMAAVRRVSLVADRSTPIHMSFTQGNLELDAGQGDDAQATEQLVAHLEGDDISTAFNPGYLLDGLGALNQPYVRLDFTHASKPAVLTGMDSIGGTEDSTFRYLLMPIRFGA; from the coding sequence GTGAAGCTCAGGGTTGACCGAGACATCCTCGCCGAAGCCGTCACCTGGACTGCACGATCCGTGCCCGTCCGTCCGCCGGTACCGGTGCTGGCCGGGGTACGGCTGGAGGCCAAGGGCTCCAGCCTGGTCCTGGCCTCCTTCGACTACGAGGTCTCAGCGCACTGCGAGGTGGCCGCCGACGTCGAGGAGGACGGCGTCGTCCTCGTCTCAGGAAGGCTTCTAGCCGACATCGCCAAGGCCCTGCCGAACAAGCCCGTCGACCTGGAGGTCGAGGGCAACAAGGTGGCCGTCTCCTGCGGCTCGGCGCGCTTCTCCCTGGCGGCCATGGCGGCCGACGACTACCCGGCGCTGCCGGTCATGCCCGCCGTCGCCGGAACGATCGACGCCCATGACCTGGCCCGCGCCGTCGCCCAGGTCTCCATCGCGGCCTCCCGCGATGACACCCTGCCCCTGCTCACCAGCGTGCAGATGGAGGTCGAGGGCAGTTCCCTGGTGCTCATGGCCACCGACCGCTACCGCCTGGCCATGCGGGAGCTGACCTGGTCACCGGCCAACACCGAGCTGTCCACCACGGCGCTGCTCAAGGCCCGCACCCTGTCCGACGTCGCCAAGTCCCTGACCTCCTCGGGCGACGTGACCGTGGCCCTGAGCAGCGAGTCGGCCGCCTCCAGCCTCATCGGCTTCGAGGCCGGCGGCCGGCGCACCACCTCCCTGCTCACCGACGGCGACTATCCTCCGGTGCGTCGCCTCTTCCCGGAGTCCACCTCGATCCACGCCACGGTGGGCACCGACGAGCTCATGGCGGCGGTGCGTCGCGTCAGCCTCGTCGCCGACCGCTCCACCCCCATCCACATGTCCTTCACCCAGGGCAACCTGGAGCTCGACGCCGGGCAGGGCGACGACGCCCAGGCCACCGAGCAGCTCGTCGCCCACCTCGAGGGCGATGACATCTCCACCGCCTTCAACCCCGGTTACCTCCTCGACGGCCTGGGCGCCCTCAACCAGCCCTACGTCCGTCTCGACTTCACCCACGCCTCGAAGCCGGCGGTGCTCACGGGCATGGACTCCATCGGCGGCACCGAGGACTCCACCTTCCGCTACCTGCTCATGCCGATCCGCTTCGGAGCCTGA
- the gyrA gene encoding DNA gyrase subunit A: MSDEVEEIIGNEGLTDVVTPERIQPVDLQMEMQRSYLDYAMSVIVGRALPDVRDGLKPVHRRVLYAMYDGGYRPTASFSKSSRIVGDVMGTYHPHGDSAIYDALARLVQWWSMRYPLVAGQGNFGTPGNLGPAAPRYTECKMAPLAMEMLRDIDEDSVDFQDNYDGRNKEPVILPARFPNLLVNGSEGIAVGMATRIPPHNLREIARGAQWYLEHPDASREELLDALIEQIPGPDFPTGATILGRRGIEDAYRTGRGSITQRAVVNVEEIQGRQCLVVTELPYQVNPDNLADKIAQLVRDGQVTGIADIRDETSGRTGQRLVIVLKRDAVAKVVLNNLYKRTQLQDNFPANMLALVDGVPRTLSLDGFVRHWVSHQIDVIVRRSRFRLRKAEERLHILEGLLKAIDALDAVIALIRRSPTTEEARTGLMGLLDVDEAQAEAILSLQLRRLAALERLKIQEESEDLRARVKDLREIIASPERQRGIVSDELAEVVEKYGDERRTRIVPFDGEMSMEDLIPEEDVVVTITRSGYAKRTRTDSYRSQHRGGKGIRGATLREDDVVDHFFVTTTHRWLLFFTNYGRVYRAKGYELPEGGRDSKGQHVANLLAFQPGEEIAQVMELQDYDQADFLVLATRRGLVKKTRLSEYNSNRSGGVIAINLRQDEDGNYDELVSARLLSAGQDLLLVSHAGQSLRFHADDDTLRPTGRATSGVTGMRFRPGDYLLAMDVVDPSWQDADLFVVTEGGYAKRTNVVDYPVKGRGGLGVKVANLVEARGNLVGALVTDSGDEVLCIMASGKVVRSAVGEVSRTGRTTQGVTFAKPDAGDRIIAVARNTERDMEEAVDAADSGPSADSADSTGQAQTDTAPEGETGDSPADSVADTVALEDNESEVEA; encoded by the coding sequence GTGAGCGACGAAGTTGAAGAGATCATCGGCAACGAGGGGCTGACCGACGTCGTCACCCCCGAGCGCATCCAGCCGGTCGACCTCCAGATGGAGATGCAGCGCTCCTACCTCGACTACGCGATGAGCGTCATCGTGGGCCGGGCCCTGCCCGACGTGCGCGACGGGCTCAAGCCGGTCCACCGCCGCGTCCTGTACGCCATGTACGACGGCGGCTACCGCCCCACCGCCTCCTTCTCCAAGTCCTCCCGCATCGTCGGCGACGTCATGGGGACCTACCACCCCCACGGTGACAGCGCCATCTATGACGCCCTGGCCCGCCTGGTCCAGTGGTGGTCGATGCGCTACCCGCTGGTGGCCGGCCAGGGGAACTTCGGCACGCCGGGCAACCTCGGGCCCGCCGCCCCCCGGTACACCGAGTGCAAGATGGCGCCCCTGGCCATGGAGATGCTCCGGGACATCGACGAGGACAGCGTCGACTTCCAGGACAACTACGACGGGCGCAACAAGGAGCCGGTCATCCTGCCGGCCCGGTTCCCCAACCTCCTGGTCAACGGCTCCGAGGGCATCGCCGTCGGCATGGCCACCCGCATCCCGCCGCACAACCTGCGCGAGATCGCCCGCGGCGCCCAGTGGTACCTCGAGCACCCCGACGCCTCGCGCGAGGAGCTGCTCGACGCCCTCATCGAGCAGATCCCCGGACCCGACTTCCCCACCGGCGCCACGATCCTGGGCCGCCGGGGCATCGAGGACGCCTACCGCACCGGCCGCGGCTCCATCACCCAGCGCGCCGTGGTCAACGTCGAGGAGATCCAGGGGCGCCAGTGCCTCGTGGTCACCGAGCTGCCCTACCAGGTCAACCCCGACAACCTGGCCGACAAGATCGCCCAGCTCGTGCGCGACGGCCAGGTCACCGGCATCGCCGACATCCGTGACGAGACCTCCGGACGCACTGGCCAACGGCTCGTCATCGTCCTCAAGCGCGACGCCGTCGCCAAGGTGGTCCTCAACAACCTCTACAAGCGCACCCAGCTCCAGGACAACTTCCCGGCCAACATGCTCGCCCTGGTCGACGGCGTGCCGCGCACGCTGAGCCTGGACGGGTTCGTGCGCCACTGGGTGAGCCACCAGATCGACGTCATCGTGCGCCGCTCGCGCTTCCGCCTGCGCAAGGCCGAGGAGCGACTCCACATCCTCGAGGGCCTGCTCAAGGCGATCGACGCCCTCGACGCCGTCATCGCCCTCATCCGGCGCTCGCCCACCACCGAGGAGGCCCGTACCGGCCTCATGGGCCTGCTGGATGTCGACGAGGCTCAGGCCGAGGCGATCCTCTCCCTCCAGCTGCGCCGCCTGGCCGCCCTCGAGCGCCTCAAGATCCAGGAGGAGTCCGAGGACCTGCGCGCCCGGGTCAAGGACCTGCGCGAGATCATCGCCTCCCCGGAGCGCCAGCGGGGCATCGTCTCCGACGAGCTCGCCGAGGTCGTCGAGAAGTACGGCGACGAGCGCCGCACCCGGATCGTGCCCTTCGACGGCGAGATGAGCATGGAGGACCTCATCCCCGAGGAGGACGTGGTCGTCACCATCACCCGCTCCGGCTACGCCAAGCGCACCCGCACCGACTCCTACCGCTCCCAGCACCGCGGTGGCAAGGGCATCCGCGGGGCCACGCTGCGCGAGGACGACGTCGTCGACCACTTCTTCGTCACGACGACGCACCGCTGGCTGCTGTTCTTCACCAACTACGGCCGCGTCTACCGGGCCAAGGGCTATGAGCTGCCCGAGGGCGGCCGCGACTCCAAGGGCCAGCACGTGGCCAACCTCCTGGCCTTCCAGCCCGGTGAGGAGATCGCCCAGGTCATGGAGCTCCAGGACTACGACCAGGCCGACTTCCTGGTCCTGGCCACCCGTCGCGGACTGGTGAAGAAGACGCGTCTGAGCGAGTACAACTCCAACCGCTCCGGCGGCGTCATCGCCATCAACCTGCGTCAGGACGAGGACGGCAACTACGACGAGCTCGTCTCGGCCAGGCTCCTGAGCGCCGGCCAGGACCTCCTCCTGGTCTCCCACGCCGGCCAGTCGCTGCGCTTCCACGCCGACGACGACACCCTGCGCCCCACCGGCCGGGCCACCAGCGGCGTGACCGGCATGCGGTTCCGTCCCGGCGACTACCTGCTGGCCATGGACGTCGTCGACCCCTCCTGGCAGGACGCCGACCTGTTCGTCGTCACCGAGGGCGGCTACGCCAAGCGCACCAATGTCGTCGACTACCCGGTCAAGGGCCGCGGGGGCCTGGGCGTCAAGGTCGCCAACCTCGTTGAGGCGCGGGGCAACCTCGTGGGCGCCCTGGTGACCGACTCCGGAGACGAGGTCCTGTGCATCATGGCCTCGGGCAAGGTGGTCCGCTCCGCCGTCGGCGAGGTCTCGCGCACCGGACGGACCACCCAGGGCGTGACGTTCGCCAAGCCCGACGCCGGAGACCGCATCATCGCGGTGGCTCGCAACACCGAGCGGGACATGGAGGAGGCGGTCGACGCCGCCGATAGCGGCCCGAGTGCCGACTCGGCGGACTCCACCGGCCAGGCGCAGACCGATACGGCCCCGGAAGGTGAGACTGGCGACTCTCCTGCGGACTCAGTGGCTGACACGGTAGCGTTGGAAGATAACGAGAGTGAGGTTGAAGCATGA
- a CDS encoding MarR family winged helix-turn-helix transcriptional regulator, whose translation MTTMSRSVTIPHPRRGRRELAEDTRVRLGLHVKAAEQAMMAAKTEALRSFGITVAQYTAMLSLYYVPEQSSAQLARAAAVTTQTMATVISRLEQKNLVIRHPSSDHAKVLIASLTPAGEAMVLRADEVARSIEQRMAEAFSAEERQQLTEMLERLTAVLRGDLDAE comes from the coding sequence ATGACCACCATGAGCCGCTCCGTTACGATCCCGCACCCGAGGCGGGGCCGCCGTGAGCTTGCCGAGGACACCAGGGTGCGACTCGGCCTGCACGTCAAGGCCGCCGAGCAGGCCATGATGGCCGCCAAGACCGAGGCGCTGCGGAGCTTCGGCATCACGGTCGCCCAGTACACCGCCATGCTCTCCCTGTACTACGTGCCCGAGCAGTCCTCGGCCCAGCTGGCCCGGGCCGCCGCCGTCACCACGCAGACGATGGCCACCGTCATCTCCAGGCTGGAGCAGAAGAACCTGGTTATCCGCCACCCCTCCTCCGATCACGCCAAGGTGCTCATCGCCTCCCTGACACCAGCCGGAGAGGCGATGGTGCTGCGCGCCGACGAGGTCGCGCGGAGCATCGAGCAGCGCATGGCCGAGGCCTTCTCCGCCGAGGAACGTCAGCAGCTGACCGAGATGCTTGAGCGTCTCACCGCCGTCCTGCGAGGCGACCTCGACGCCGAGTAG
- a CDS encoding DLW-39 family protein produces the protein MRNRAVVSAAVFSFLAAAGYAAWLRFEAARMERAAWAEVTDPVD, from the coding sequence ATGAGGAACCGGGCAGTCGTATCAGCCGCGGTCTTTTCGTTCCTGGCCGCCGCCGGCTATGCCGCATGGCTCAGGTTCGAGGCCGCTCGCATGGAGCGCGCCGCATGGGCCGAGGTCACCGACCCCGTCGATTAA
- a CDS encoding DUF3566 domain-containing protein, with protein MSQPVSMSPDGGQSAGAASIVGGADASGGKSKKSKKTIAGPRRVRLALTRVDPWSVMKAGFLLSFAGGIMLIVATAVVWFMLDAMHVFSTIEDLVKTVAGERSNTFSAIVAYLELPRALAVSTIIAVVDMVLVTALTTLGAFLYNITATLVGGIHLTLADE; from the coding sequence ATGAGCCAGCCGGTTTCCATGTCCCCTGACGGCGGGCAGTCCGCAGGTGCCGCATCCATTGTGGGTGGCGCGGATGCCTCGGGTGGCAAGAGCAAGAAGAGCAAGAAGACCATTGCCGGCCCGCGCCGCGTGCGTCTGGCCCTGACCCGGGTGGACCCCTGGTCGGTGATGAAGGCGGGCTTCCTGCTCAGCTTCGCCGGGGGCATCATGCTCATCGTCGCCACGGCGGTCGTGTGGTTCATGCTGGACGCCATGCACGTCTTCTCCACCATCGAGGACCTGGTCAAGACGGTGGCCGGCGAGCGCTCCAACACCTTCTCCGCGATCGTGGCCTACCTGGAGCTGCCGCGAGCCCTGGCGGTCTCCACGATTATCGCCGTGGTGGACATGGTGCTGGTGACAGCGCTGACCACCCTGGGCGCCTTTCTTTACAACATCACCGCCACCCTGGTCGGTGGGATCCATCTCACGCTCGCGGACGAGTGA
- the recF gene encoding DNA replication/repair protein RecF (All proteins in this family for which functions are known are DNA-binding proteins that assist the filamentation of RecA onto DNA for the initiation of recombination or recombinational repair.) yields MYVSDLSLDDFRSYRNLVLSLEPGPSAFVGSNGQGKTNLVEAVVYLATLSSHRIGADTALVRRAVPGQSQPAGAVVRARAVHGERPSVLEIEIIAGKANRARLNRGSCRPRDLLGVLRAVVFAPEDLSLVRAEPGMRRGFLDDLVVTLRPGLSGVRAEHDKILAQRASLLKSARAARSSTASMLSTLEVWDAQLAAAAARLIAARVDVVRRLRPWVASAYETVSGSTGERSRAQLTYRSSLQAHEGLPDPDPHDEAAWLAGEDSLLDEAAVATRLESAMGELHAREIDRGANLVGAHRDDLSLFLTGLPARGFASHGEQWSLALALRLASYDMLRTDVDAYGGDGEPVLILDDVFASLDDQRRRALAGMVAGAQQVLLTAAVDDDVPAELAGARYRVADGEVTRG; encoded by the coding sequence ATGTACGTCTCTGACCTCTCCCTGGACGACTTCCGCTCCTACCGCAACCTGGTCCTGTCCCTCGAGCCCGGCCCCAGCGCCTTCGTGGGCTCCAACGGGCAGGGCAAGACCAACCTGGTCGAGGCCGTCGTCTACCTGGCGACGCTCTCCTCCCACCGGATCGGGGCCGACACCGCCCTGGTGCGCCGAGCGGTGCCCGGGCAGAGTCAGCCGGCCGGCGCCGTCGTGCGCGCCCGCGCCGTCCACGGTGAGCGACCCAGCGTCCTGGAGATCGAGATCATTGCCGGCAAGGCCAACCGGGCCCGCCTCAACCGGGGCAGCTGCCGGCCCCGCGACCTGCTCGGGGTACTGCGAGCGGTCGTCTTCGCGCCTGAGGACCTCTCCCTGGTGCGTGCCGAGCCCGGGATGCGTCGAGGGTTTCTCGATGACCTGGTGGTCACGCTGCGCCCGGGCCTGTCCGGGGTGCGCGCCGAGCACGACAAGATCCTCGCCCAGCGCGCCAGCCTCCTGAAGTCCGCGCGCGCCGCCCGCTCGTCAACCGCCTCCATGCTCTCCACCCTGGAGGTCTGGGACGCCCAGCTCGCCGCTGCGGCTGCCCGGCTCATTGCCGCCCGGGTCGATGTCGTACGGCGCCTGCGACCCTGGGTGGCCTCTGCCTACGAGACCGTCTCCGGCAGCACCGGGGAGCGCTCACGCGCCCAGCTCACCTACCGCTCGAGCCTGCAGGCCCATGAGGGCCTGCCTGATCCCGACCCTCACGACGAGGCGGCCTGGCTCGCCGGCGAGGACTCCCTGCTCGACGAGGCCGCCGTCGCCACCCGCCTGGAGAGCGCCATGGGTGAGCTCCACGCCCGCGAGATCGACCGCGGCGCGAACCTCGTCGGCGCGCACCGCGACGACCTCTCCCTGTTCCTGACCGGCCTGCCCGCCCGCGGGTTCGCCTCCCACGGCGAGCAGTGGTCGCTGGCCCTCGCGCTGCGCCTGGCCTCCTACGACATGCTGCGCACCGACGTCGACGCCTACGGCGGGGACGGCGAGCCCGTCCTCATCCTCGACGACGTCTTCGCCTCCCTCGACGACCAGCGCCGCCGCGCCCTGGCCGGGATGGTGGCCGGGGCCCAGCAGGTCCTGCTGACCGCCGCCGTCGACGACGACGTCCCCGCCGAGCTGGCCGGCGCCCGGTACCGCGTGGCCGACGGCGAGGTCACCCGTGGCTGA